From one Lycium ferocissimum isolate CSIRO_LF1 chromosome 5, AGI_CSIRO_Lferr_CH_V1, whole genome shotgun sequence genomic stretch:
- the LOC132057529 gene encoding ethylene-responsive transcription factor ERN3-like — MESSSKIIQEKQVTKRGPKLVSSNDGRKFIGVRQRPSGRWVAEIKESSQKLRLWLGTFDKAEEAALAYDSAARLLRGRNAKTNFKKPHEENCSLLEKNPRLYQLLKHAIMKKLAGKCQNNESLETEPFSQESIVCEDQVRNKEEICGVQLQGSSKVYSSVIVAPSFSAGREEEEEE; from the coding sequence ATGGAAAGCTCATCCAAAATTATCCAAGAAAAGCAAGTGACAAAAAGAGGTCCAAAGCTAGTTTCCTCAAATGATGGGAGGAAATTTATTGGAGTGAGACAAAGGCCATCAGGCAGATGGGTTGCTGAAATCAAGGAATCTTCACAGAAACTAAGGCTATGGTTAGGTACTTTTGACAAAGCTGAGGAAGCTGCTTTGGCTTATGATAGTGCTGCACGTCTCCTTCGTGGAAGAAATGCTAAaacaaatttcaagaaacccCATGAAGAAAACTGCagcttgttggaaaaaaatccAAGATTATATCAACTTCTTAAACATGCCATCATGAAGAAACTTGCAGGAAAGTGTcaaaataatgaaagtttaGAAACAGAACCATTTAGTCAAGAAAGTATAGTTTGTGAAGATCAAGTTCGAAATAAAGAAGAGATCTGTGGGGTCCAATTACAGGGAAGTTCAAAGGTTTATTCTTCAGTGATTGTTGCTCCTTCTTTTAGTGCTGGaagagaagaggaagaagaagaatga
- the LOC132057530 gene encoding uncharacterized protein LOC132057530, which produces MKYLSRCLAGLVENKEFHFHPKCAKVRITHISFADDLLLFTRGDLPSVKALYACFTEFSKSSGLQANLGKSSVYFGGVSQSIQHDILQHLGFAKKLSYASRVQLVQTVTFGIQAYWAQLFVIPAKILKVIDGYCRSYVWSGANEITKKSLVAWTRICMPKSTGGLNLVNLQLWNKAAIAKTYWDLARKQDKLWIRWIHAYYTKGATIQDIPIPKQSCWMVRMIFAARDTLAPLMDHIKPEKSIIRQIYLQLLGDNPPMRWKSLMFKNYARPKAIFTMWLHLHVWTERNLRIFEQRFRDWDSIAREVASVSSVRAPPGLQQAMHSYRL; this is translated from the exons ATGAAATACCTGAGCAGATGTCTAGCTGGATTGGTGGAGAACAAAGAGTTTCATTTTCATCCCAAATGTGCAAAGGTGAGGATCACCCACATCAGCTTCGCCGATGACCTCTTACTCTTCACTAGAGGAGACCTGCCATCGGTTAAGGCTCTGTATGCTTGTTTTACTGAATTTTCAAAGTCCTCTGGCCTGCAAGCAAACCTTGGGAAGAGCTCAGTATATTTTGGTGGAGTCTCCCAATCAATACAACATGATATTCTGCAACACTTAGGCTTCG CCAAAAAACTCTCCTACGCTAGCAGGGTGCAACTAGTTCAGACTGTCACATTTGGGATTCAAGCTTATTGGGCACAATTATTCGTCATCCCAGCAAAAATACTTAAGGTGATTGACGGTTATTGTAGAAGCTATGTTTGGTCAGGAGCAAATGAGATTACTAAGAAATCCTTGGTTGCTTGGACGAGAATTTGTATGCCAAAATCCACTGGTGGCCTAAATCTGGTGAACCTTCAGTTGTGGAATAAAGCTGCCATTGCAAAAACATATTGGGACTTAGCTCGTAAACAAGATAAACTTTGGATACGGTGGATACATGCTTACTACACAAAAGGGGCTACTATTCAAGATATTCCAATTCCTAAGCAATCGTGTTGGATGGTGAGAATGATTTTTGCTGCCAGAGACACTCTTGCTCCTTTAATGGACCACATCAAGCCCGAGAAGAGCATCATCAGACAGATTTATCTGCAGCTGCTAGGAGATAATCCTCCTATGAGATGGAAGAGTCTAATGTTCAAAAACTATGCACGGCCAAAGGCAATCTTTACTATGTGGCTTCATCTTCATG TCTGGACAGAAAGAAACTTGAGAATCTTCGAGCAACGTTTTCGGGACTGGGATAGCATTGCAAGAGAGGTGGCCTCTGTTTCAAGTGTAAGGGCTCCGCCAGGACTACAGCAAGCGATGCATAGTTATAGACTTTAA